The following are encoded together in the Juglans microcarpa x Juglans regia isolate MS1-56 chromosome 2D, Jm3101_v1.0, whole genome shotgun sequence genome:
- the LOC121250141 gene encoding 50S ribosomal protein L1 — protein MAALKLLFQVRRHCLPKPPSFPPFRHRSLSSSTNSNPSPNSETPTKPSESVPVQTVSYPVKPSEPSTPDQDQHENLSQSPQLPRRNPPRNSQPETPSIWTREDIRYVKDVPSISPVSYPSRVAPLPEDRVSGEGEKAPEAKGESEEMEREGKRIEEDVRLRRGMFRVLEEEEKVVVPFPMLIKKKERKENLAPLDLMEAIRLVKANAKKNFDETVEAHVRLGIKKERTDQIVHGSLILPHGVAKDVRVAFFAEGADADEARAAGADIVGGVELIEEIASSHKFNVDKCFSTPQLVLRLNKIAGFLKERHLLPDRKHNTVTSDVAGAIKAARLGRILFKMDKTSIVHVGLGKASFTEEFLRENIGAFMNALLLAKPPSLKKASKYAGYVNSFHICSTMGPGFPISMQSLSKAADNYSKAHLN, from the exons ATGGCGGCCCTCAAGCTTCTCTTCCAAGTTCGCCGCCATTGCCTCCCCAAACCACCCTCGTTTCCGCCATTCCGCCATCGATCCCTTTCCTCCTCAACAAATTCTAACCCTAGCCCAAACTCTGAAACCCCAACAAAACCTTCCGAATCCGTTCCTGTCCAAACCGTATCCTACCCTGTGAAACCCAGTGAGCCCTCCACGCCCGATCAAGACCAGCACGAAAACCTTTCTCAGTCCCCACAGCTACCGCGTCGCAACCCACCTCGCAACTCGCAGCCAGAAACACCGTCGATATGGACTCGCGAGGACATCCGGTACGTCAAGGACGTGCCATCTATATCCCCGGTGTCTTATCCCTCCCGCGTGGCGCCACTTCCAGAGGATAGGGTATCCGGAGAAGGAGAAAAGGCGCCAGAGGCGAAAGGGGAAAGCgaagagatggagagagagggaaagagaatcGAGGAGGATGTTCGGTTGAGGAGGGGgatgtttagggttttggaggaggaggagaaggtaGTGGTCCCTTTTCCAATGCTCATCAAGAAGAAGGAGAGGAAGGAGAACCTGGCACCACTTGATTTGATGGAGGCTATTCGCCTAGTGAAG GCTAATGCCAAGAAGAATTTTGACGAAACTGTTGAAGCGCATGTAAGATTGGGAATCAAGAAAGAGCGAACGGACCAG ATAGTCCATGGTAGCTTGATTCTGCCGCATGGTGTTGCCAAG GATGTTAGGGTGGCTTTCTTTGCTGAAGGGGCAGATGCAGATGAAGCTAGAGCTGCTGGAGCTGATATTGTTGGTGGTGTTGAACTTATTGAGGAAATTGCGA GCAGTCACAAGTTTAATGTGGACAAGTGTTTCTCAACTCCTCAATTGGTGCTGCGTCTAAATAAG ATAGCAGGCTTTCTTAAGGAACGTCATCTATTGCCAGACCGTAAA CACAATACTGTGACTAGTGATGTTGCTGGGGCAATAAAAGCTGCAAGACTGGGTCGCATACTTTTTAAAATGGACAAAACATCAATCGTGCATGTGGGACTGGGCAAG GCGAGTTTCACAGAGGAGTTTTTACGTGAAAATATTGGTGCATTTATGAATGCTCTTTTGCTTGCAAAGCCTCCAAGCTTAAAGAAGG